Proteins from one Triticum aestivum cultivar Chinese Spring chromosome 7A, IWGSC CS RefSeq v2.1, whole genome shotgun sequence genomic window:
- the LOC123149341 gene encoding subtilisin-like protease 4, translating into MKSFRHLSVQLLLLATLFPILALCYINPATTSIHQNATKSSAYRAYIVLVQPPPSNAGEDAHHQWYESFLSTSLAGDSRKSRLLYSYTEVFNGFAVRLTDAELDKVSKKPGFVRAFPDQTLQLMTTHTPEFLGLRNGTGFWSQADYGKGVIIGLLDSGIYAAHASFNDHGVPPPPARWKGSCDAARCNNKLIGAKSLIADHDSDDEQGHGTHTSSTAAGNFVTGASYNGVGTGTAVGIAPSAHIAMYKVCDARDCKASAILAGLEEAIKDGVDVLSLSLGSSTGASFDQDPISIGAFSAVSKGILVVCAAGNNGPIQSSVTNEAPWLLTVAASSVDRSFSVNIHLGNGKTIDGEALTQIGNPRSKLHSLLYSKEWRYCNYDYDNSITGKILLCKDNKSRAQRSKIRNIVGAGATGVVLFNDEISGYTTTVTDYNSSVVQVTAADGEALIAYIALTDNSSMASLAYNGTQFGVRPAPVVTSFSSRGPSSLAPNILKPDILAPGLNILAAWPSKTGHGQGSFTIISGTSMATPHVSGVAALIKGIHPDWSPATIKSAILTTSDIINGTGGSILDEQHRKASVYDTGAGHVNPPRAADPGLVYDLSVIDYAGYICWLLGDIGLATIVHNSSLSCAKLPKVQDVQLNYPTITVPLTSTQFTVNRTVTNVGPAESTFKVKVDVPRSLTVRVIPDTMSFSKTGEKKTFSVSVSSLELGKELYVDGTLSWVSEKHVVRSPIIVVPA; encoded by the coding sequence ATGAAATCATTTAGACATCTCTCGGTACAACTTCTCTTGCTCGCCACCCTCTTTCCTATACTCGCACTATGCTATATTAATCCAGCTACCACAAGCATACACCAAAATGCCACAAAATCCTCTGCTTATCGTGCTTACATCGTGCTCGTCCAGCCACCACCCTCGAATGCAGGCGAAGATGCACACCACCAGTGGTACGAGTCTTTCTTGTCGACATCGTTGGCAGGTGACTCTCGCAAGTCACGCCTTCTCTACTCCTACACCGAGGTGTTCAATGGGTTCGCCGTAAGGCTCACCGATGCCGAACTCGACAAGGTGTCCAAGAAGCCAGGGTTTGTGCGGGCATTCCCAGACCAAACGCTGCAACTAATGACCACCCACACGCCAGAGTTCCTTGGGCTAAGGAATGGCACTGGGTTCTGGAGCCAGGCTGACTACGGGAAGGGAGTCATCATCGGGCTGCTTGATAGCGGCATCTATGCAGCGCATGCTTCCTTCAACGACCATGGTGTTCCACCACCCCCAGCAAGGTGGAAGGGCTCGTGCGACGCGGCCCGGTGCAACAACAAGCTTATCGGTGCCAAGTCACTCATTGCAGATCATGACTCTGACGACGAACAAGGGCATGGAACACACACCTCTTCCACAGCCGCGGGAAACTTCGTAACGGGCGCATCATACAATGGCGTGGGCACAGGTACTGCGGTTGGAATTGCCCCTAGTGCCCACATTGCCATGTATAAGGTATGTGATGCTCGTGACTGCAAGGCATCTGCTATACTGGCCGGCCTAGAAGAGGCCATCAAGGATGGGGTGGACGTGCTCTCGCTCTCCCTTGGCAGCAGCACCGGCGCCAGCTTCGATCAGGACCCGATATCTATTGGCGCGTTCAGCGCCGTGTCCAAGGGCATCCTCGTGGTGTGCGCCGCTGGCAACAACGGTCCGATTCAGAGCTCCGTCACGAATGAAGCACCATGGTTGCTCACGGTCGCCGCTAGCTCCGTGGACCGGAGCTTCAGCGTCAACATACATCTCGGCAATGGCAAGACCATTGACGGAGAAGCACTTACCCAGATAGGAAATCCAAGATCAAAGTTGCACTCTCTCCTCTACTCCAAGGAATGGCGGTACTGCAATTATGACTATGATAATAGCATCACTGGTAAGATCCTCCTTTGCAAGGACAATAAGTCAAGGGCTCAACGGTCCAAAATCCGCAACATAGTGGGCGCTGGCGCGACAGGTGTGGTATTGTTCAACGATGAAATCAGTGGCTACACCACCACTGTTACAGATTACAACTCCAGTGTTGTACAGGTGACTGCGGCCGATGGCGAGGCCCTCATAGCTTACATCGCGTTGACAGACAATAGCTCTATGGCGTCTCTTGCGTACAACGGTACACAGTTTGGCGTCCGCCCTGCCCCCGTCGTGACCTCGTTCTCTTCTCGGGGTCCAAGCTCACTCGCCCCCAACATCCTAAAGCCGGACATACTGGCACCGGGCCTCAACATCCTTGCTGCTTGGCCGTCAAAAACGGGCCATGGACAGGGCTCTTTCACCATCATATCAGGCACATCTATGGCGACACCACATGTCAGCGGTGTCGCGGCGCTCATCAAAGGCATCCATCCTGACTGGTCGCCGGCCACCATCAAGTCTGCCATCCTAACAACGTCGGACATCATTAACGGTACTGGCGGCTCAATCTTGGACGAGCAACATAGAAAGGCCAGCGTGTACGACACAGGTGCCGGTCATGTAAACCCGCCAAGAGCTGCCGACCCTGGCTTGGTGTATGACCTCAGTGTCATTGACTACGCTGGCTACATCTGCTGGCTCCTTGGTGACATCGGCCTAGCAACCATAGTGCACAACTCGAGTTTGTCCTGCGCGAAGTTGCCCAAGGTCCAGGACGTGCAACTTAATTACCCGACGATAACCGTGCCGCTCACATCCACGCAATTCACTGTGAACCGAACTGTGACAAATGTGGGTCCAGCAGAGTCAACATTCAAGGTCAAAGTGGATGTGCCAAGGTCTTTAACAGTGCGCGTCATCCCAGATACTATGTCATTCTCCAAAACCGGAGAGAAGAAGACCTTCAGTGTGTCCGTGAGTAGCCTTGAACTGGGCAAAGAGCTCTACGTGGATGGAACCTTGAGCTGGGTATCGGAGAAGCATGTCGTGCGTAGCCCCATCATCGTTGTCCCCGCATGA